The region ccCCCTCTCAGCGGGAAGTTTCTCCAACGGAATTGCTCCGCCagggagcaaaagtgctcctgcccaggttccacctcgagacggcggcgcttcgcccGAAACCTTCCTTCGGATTATTTCTAAGTCAAATGGCATCATATAGTAGCAAATGGGCTTCGGAGGCCTGCCAGGCCCCCCACAAgtccaggggcgcgccctagggggggcaggcTTGTGGCTGCTTGGTGGGCCTCCTTCTGTTATTTCTTTCACCAGTACTTTTtacatattccaaaataattcttcgtcaaTTTTCAGGTCATTTAGAGTTGTGCAGAAAAGGGGTCTCTGATAgccctttccggtccagaattccaactaCCGGCAaactccctcttcatgtgaaacttgcaaaataagagagaaaggcataagaattgtatcataaagtgaaataacagtccataatgcaataaatatcgataagaAAACATGATACAAAATGCACGTATCAGTGGTCCTGCTCCTTTGTGTGTCGTACCGCCTTGGCCTTAACAGTCTCCCTTTGCATCGTGATGCACTCTAACTCTTCGATGCTGAGCCGAAGCACCTTCGCGTTCTTATGGGGTGGCGCCTCAGGTTCGTCTTCGTCGTGGTCAATGATCGGCGGAAGACATCGCGGAAGAGCTGCTCGTCTAGGTCGACATGCGTGGATCTCGAGCGTGTGCGGGAGAATCCTACCTCCATCGCCCTCCATGCGGCATGCCGCCTCTCACGGCGGGCGGCATTGGCCTCCTGCTCCGGCATCCTCATCTAGTGGCTCGACGCAGGCACGAGCACCCAATGTTGCCCAGGAGGAGCTGCGGGCTAGAGGGGAAGGGGAGTGGCGTGCCTGACAGTGGACCTGGGGCGACAAAGACCATGACGAGCCACCGCGCTCGGCCTCAATGCGTTGCCGAGACACCAGGGACGACGCGAACGATGCAGAGCTTGAGATGCCACCAGTGTCCATCTAAGAACGCTTGATGGCAATGCGAAGTGCGAGCTCCTCGTCGCCCGGAGCCTCGCTACAGGAGCCTCGCTGCCGGAGCTGTCCTCCTTCAAGAGCCCGTCATAGTAGATGTGATCAGACTTGTTGCCGGAGGAACTGCCAGAGTGCCTGCGGGGGACGGCTATGGTGGAGGAGAGGGGACGTGAAGGAAGGGGAGGATACCGAGAGGGAAGCAAAGTGGTCGAGTGTGGACTTTGACTAGGGCTTCGTCCGATGATGGGGTTTTTGCAAGGTCGTGGTGGGTCATAGCCTACATGGCGGACGCGTCCGGACACATCTGGACCTCCCCATATCCACCCCATATTATGTTGTGCATGAGGGTGCCGGACAACCCAGATGTTTGGGTTGCGTTCGCTGGCCCGGTTGGGTGATAAATTTATGACCGGAGAGGCCTCTCAAACGTTTTGGACTGGTATGAAGTGTCTGGTTGTAGATGTTCTAAAATAGTTTGGGACCATCTATATGTGAGGTACATGGAAACGTTTCAACAATTAGTCACTTTTCGCACAAACCGTTAAATCTTAATCCAACGGCCCAAAATGGATCATCACTATTCATCTTCAACTTCCCGATCTCTTGTTCCTCATGCACGCCTCTAGCTACCCCGCCCCAACCGGCCTCCACCACGCGTAGACGACGGGCGCTATCGCGCGCCGCTTCACAAACGCGCCTCCCGTCCCCCACGCCATTGTTAGCCACCACACTGACCATCCCTNNNNNNNNNNNNNNNNNNNNNNNNNNNNNNNNNNNNNNNNNNNNNNNNNNNNNNNNNNNNNNNNNNNNNNNNNNNNNNNNNNNNNNNNNNNNNNNNNNNNNNNNNNNNNNNNNNNNNNNNNNNNNNNNNNNNNNNNNNNNNNNNNNNNNNNNNNNNNNCACGCAGGCGCCTAAGATTTAGCAAAATCGAAATAGTTTATGCAGTGATACGTATACGTAGATAAATCAAAGGGCGCTTGAATAGTTGGTTGGTTGGCTTATGCAAGAAAGTCCACCTGGAAAACCAGAAGCCGGGCAAACCCGGGGACGGAGAGAGCACCCACGGTAATGGGAGGCATGTTTCGCCAGGGGGGATGCACCCCCGTAACCAGTGGAAGTAAACAAAGACAGTCAAGTACACGTACCAGTCATCAAATTGCCTCCTCGGACTCGCGACGCGGCCAATAGCCTAATACCAGCACCAGCCCGTTCCCAGTTTTCGCAAAACCACAGGCGCCGTCCCGCTCCCCCTTCTTCTTTATATCATCACAATCAATCGCTCCTGGATTGCATAGCTCACATCACATCAatacatcaccaccaccaccaccaccctcctctctccctcccttccTCCTCGTAGACACCTTCTCCTTCTAGGTTTCCTTGCCTGTGCAGGCTCCAGCACGTACTACACTCAAGTACCGACGACGACGATGCGGCTTAGCTGCAACGGCTGCCGCGTGCTGCGGAAGGGCTGCAGCGAGGACTGCAGCATCCGCCCCTGCCTGCAGTGGATCAAGAGCCCCGAGGCGCAGGCCAACGCCACCGTCTTCCTCGCCAAGTTCTACGGCCGCGCGGGGCTCATGAACCTCATCAACGCCGGCACGGACGACAGCCTCCGCCCCGGCATCTTCCGCTCGCTCCTCTACGAGGCCTGCGGCCGGATCGTCAACCCCATCTACGGCTCCGTTGGCCTGCTCTGGTCCAATAACTGGCAGATGTGCCAGGCCGCCGTCGAGGCCGTCCTCAGCGGCAAGCCCATCGTCCAGGTCTCCTCCGAGGATGCCGCCGCCGACCGGACCCCGCCGCTCAAGGCGTACGACATCCGCCACgtctccacctcgtcagccgccgacgGGAGGCTCCACAAGGTCGCCAAGCCCGGCCGCACCCGCTTCAAGCgcgcgtcctccgcctcgtcccacCACAACCCGTCCAGCGACTCCAACAACAAGCCCAAGCCGCAGCCGCAGCCTCGGGCGCCCacggcggaggaggagcgggaTCGTCAACACcgcaaggagatggaggagggCGCGTTCCAGCGTGCTCCGAGCCACGAATCCTCCGACAGCCGACACGAGGACCCCGTGGAGCCACACTGCCAGCAAGAGGCGTCCGCGGACACGGAGGCCGAGGCGGGGTCGCACGTCAGCCAGgcagagcaggagcaggagcaggagcagagCACAGAGCCGGCCGCAGAGCACGCGGAGGAGGTCGAAAAGGAGGACGAAGAACTAGGGCTCGAGCTCACGCTTGGATTCGCTCCCGTCGCAGCACGGCCTGCCGGATTTCACCTGAGCGTCCGGACCGCGGCGGAGCCGGCTTTCGTCGGGCTCCGGTTCCTCTAAAATAGGGGGAAATTTTAAGCACATTTACCTTGTGAAAACATAGAGAGCTATTTGATGGACTCTTTTACCTTTAATTGGAAAAAAAATTAGGTCTGTTAGTTCGTTTTTGTTTCATGGTTGCAATGTACAGACAATAGCTCCCGCATGGCCAAGATTTTTCCAATAAAAAatgtgtttttctaaaaaaaagaaaGACACAGAAATGCCCCCGCGTCGCCAACCTCTGGCGACACGGGGGAacacccagccgccgccgccgccagggagGCTTCCCCGCCCGCCACCGCTGCGCCGCCGCCGGAGGGCCGGCCGGTGTAGCCGTGCCGCGCCCTGGGATGGTGGCGACGAGGCGGATCCGTCCCCCACGCGCGCTCCCTGCCCCGCGCAGCTCCGAGATCCACTTCCGTCCGCCTTTGGAAGCTCCACCATCCTGCTGCGCCGCCACCGGAGGGCCGGCCGGCGAGGCCACGCCGTGCCTCGGCATAGTGTCGGCGGGCCGGATCCGTTCCTCCCGCGCTTCCCCAACCCTCACCCCCTCCCcccggcgcgtccccgagctccCCGCGTCCTTGCGCGTGTCGGGCGCCCATCTTCCAGCTGCGATGCGTCCTTGCCGGTCCGGCAATGGGTGCGGCGTGCTGGCCACGGCCATGGCGCCCTCCCCATGCGGTCTCCCTACCCCCGGCGTGGCCCAGCCCTCCTGGTGCTGCTCGGCCGTGGGTTGGGTGCGGATCTGCGGCCGGTGGCAGGGGTGTTCGCGGCATGCCTTCTTGTGCAGGTGCCCTCCCCTCCTCCCCGGCGGCCCTTCCTCCCCCACCGAGCCATGGTGACGGCTCTCGCGCGGAGGCGACGAGGCTACAGTGCTAGTGACTGTCCCGGGGCTCCTCAAGGCGGGTACTTGCTGGCGCTGCTCCGGCTCCGGCGACTTTGGACCCGCGTCTCTCCGATGTCCATGGTTGACGGCGTCTTATGCCGGGCAGCTCCGGCCTCGGCGACCCAGCAGCTGCGTCCCTTTCAGCTCGCCTGGCTCACCGACGTCCCGACGGCTATGGCCACGGCAACATGGATCTGCGTCCTTCCAGTCCCTGTTTGCCGGCGTTGCTAATCGCCGCCACCCCACCCCCTTGTGGTTTGCTGCGCCGCCTGTCCTACCTTGTACGCCTCCAAGCCTTCCCTTTTGCTAGATCCAACGCTCGTGTGTCCGGAGGCGGTGCCACCCTCCGACGGCAGGTGCAACCCCGCCAATCCCCTTCCGACATGGTGGCTCCGACCAGCGTCGGCTTCCTCATCCCCGACTCCAGATACGACGGCTATGGGTTTGCTCAGTTTGAGGCCTGGGAGAAATCCTCGCTCGGCATACCGGTGCTGGCAGCAGCGGCGTCTGCGGATGTCGTTCCCTACTTGGAGGCGCTGTCAAGGCCCTCAGTTGTGCCCCTCTTCGACCTCAGGGAAAACCCTAGGTCTGGTTCTTCCGGATCGGATGGCGACGACGTCTCGGCGACGACTTCCTTCTGGAAGGCGCTATCTTGCTCGCCCGTGGTGTCCCCAGGTTCTGGCTTTGGCGATGTTGGAATTTGTGCTGGTTCGGTATTGCCGCTCTTGGTTCGGGCTTGGTGGGTTTAGCTGTGATCTTTCCTCTATTCGGGCGGAGCACCCCTTGTCTCTCTGCTCTGGACACCATGTTCACGCCTGCGTGCGTTCGTGCCATGTGTTGTACCCCTCTCTGTAATCATTCTACTCtttctatcaatgcaatgatacgcaagctttgcgtattcgcgaaaaaaatgtcTGTTCTATTGGTGCATGTTGTCAGTCCAGTATGATTGGATCCTGAAACCTAAGCGTTCTAGCTTAAGGTTCTATGGCTTCCTGCACGCACTGCCCTGGTCAGCTCCAACCTCATTGGAGGTCTCTGGTTCTTTTACGTCCGCTCGGTGCTTTCGGATGCTAAAAAATGATCGTCTCTgcaatgctactccctccgtttttaaatacAGGTTTTCTTTTAAAGATTTCAATGCAAAAccatatatgaatatatatagatatattttagagtgtaggtttactcattttgctctctcttattggaatctctagaaaacttatatttaggaatgaagggagtataatACAATGCTACAATGGCGTCCCATCCATCTCAAAGAAGGATGTCATCGGAAGAATTGGATTTTCTGGTTACCAGAAATGCACGACTGCAttgcggatgcttgcatatggcacgacCGCAGATTTGTGTGACAAGTATCTTCGGATGTCTACCTTTGATGTCTGAGAGCACGTGTAGAGATGTTATGATTAGATTTTCTATTTGCGGTGGTCAAGGTGTTTGGACCTTAGTACTTGAGAGAACCAACTATCGCTGACATCGAAAGACTATTGGCAATGTCCGAAGTAAGAGGGTGATGGCCTTATTTGCTCGGATCTCTTGATTGCATGCACTGAAGATGAAAGAACTTCCTAGAAGCACCACAAGGGCAATACCAAAGCTTAAGAAGCCCAACATCACTCTTTAAGCAGTTGCTCACATGACCTATGGATTTGACATGCTTTCTTTGACATGTCTggatctcacaatgatatcaatgtgctACAGCGCTCTTCATTGTTTGTCAGGTTGTCTGAAAAATAAACTTCTCCTTGCAACTATACTGTCAATGGGCATGAGTACAAGATGGCTACTATGTGGCTAACGGTATTTATCCTTCGTGGGCTACATTTGTCAAGACTATCTTTGacccaataggtaagaaaatatctcactttgcccaaagacaagaagGAGCTAGAAATCATGTGGAGAGAACACTTGGAGTGCTCCAAGCCTGTTTTGCAATTGTTTATTGACCTGTTAAACAATGGGATCCAGAGACATTGTGGgatgtgatgacatgttgtgtgattCTACATAACATGATCATGGAGGATAAGGGTGAAGACGTTGCCATTGGTCTGGAATTTGAGAACATATAGGGGATCATACCCAACTTTCACATCAGAATCTGGCCATATTTGATTAGTTTGTTTAAATGCATCACCAAATTCGCATTGCGCAACTCATGAATAACTCAAGGAAGATTTGATTGAGCATATATGAGTAGTTAAAGGGAGCAACTAGAATACATGTTAGATTTGaattcaagtttgaactattttATTTGAAAACAATTGTACTACTTAAATTTGAACAACTATTGATATGCTATTATTTTGAGCCCTCAAACTTAAAAGAATAATAAATACAAGCGTTTGGGGGACATATTGCATGGCTGATTTCCGTATCACTGTCCGCGGACCAGTCCGCGGTCAATACAATGTCCGTTTTGGGGGACCGATGTTTTCGATACCCTAAGCACCTTGACACGTAGCCTCTTGGTTGCTTGGGGTGTGACCAATGGCGGAGACTAGGCTAATCTGTTGGTGGCTGCTTCCTCGACCTATCTATATATGAAAAGCTCTTCGTCATAATCTTCGTAGTAGTAAGTCGGGGGACCATAGTCTGGGATGGTTTTACAGTTTGGGGACGACTGCCTAGGGTGGCCTTGCTGAAGCTCCGCCACTTGGTGTGACCTGTGggtgggtgatatgtctccaacgtatttttttgattgtttcatgctattatattaccaatcttGTATGTTTTGTATGTCATTTTATACCATCTTTGTGGACCAACCTATTAACTTAGTACCCAatgccatggctcacgctcatatattgagtggagttgaaaaagctgaagcgagaAAAAGCATGATACAATTGCTTGGTTTGGCACTAAGGTGACTTATGATTTATACTTTATGTTTGGAAGACCGATCTATGCCATGCTTACATGATTAAATGAGTAGGATTAACGTTCTTTTGTACTATTTATTTTGAAGGGTAATGATTATTTTCTATCACTCTTGCATATTGTCGTTTTGATATCTATTAAGTCACCGCTTCCCAATATTCATACCGCAAATTAATTACATGACTaagacatgttaggtagcatttcacgtCAAAAATTATGTTtcttatcatttaactactcgaggacgagtaggaattaagcttggggatgctgatacgtcttcaacgtatctataatttttgattgttttatgctattatattatcaatcttgtatgctttatatatatcatttttatggactaacctattaacctagtgcctagtgtcagttccttTCTTTGCccattttttgtttcgtagaaaaaccataccaaacaaagtccaaacacgatgaaactttatggTGATTTTCCCTGACtagaagagaccctagaaggtttGGGGAGAGACCAGAAGGCACCCGAGGGAGCAATAAGCTCAAGGGGCGCGCCTCTAGGGGCATTAGTACTTGTGGGTCCCACGAGGCTCCGTTTAACCTAATCTCAGTCATATTAATTCCCTAAAATCCAAAAAAATGAAGCAACACCCAAATCAATTTTATCGCTACCGTAAGCCTatgttcttccgcgatcccatttggaggccttttctggtactctgccagagggggaaaccatTGGGAAGGCAATCTTCATCGACCTTGCTGCCTCCATGATAATGTGCGAGTAGTTTCCAcacgacctacgggtccatagcagtagctagatctcgctctctctctctctctctctctctctctctctctctctgattttcaATACAACGATCTCTTTGGATATCTATTCGTTGTAATTCTCGCAGTGTGTTTattgggattcgatgaattgtgggttcctgatcagattattcattgaaagtgagCCTTTTCTGAGATTTATATATGTGTgattttatagccttgtatttctctccaatctatccATCTTCGTTGGCCACTTACATTGACTTATCTTCAGTGAGAGAGGTGCTTGGTAGtaggttcaatcctgcggtgtccttaCTCTATGACAGgaggagttgcaaggcacgtatttgtattattggtactaaggataaaatgacgggGTTTGAACATATTAATTGATCTTACTTTGTCTATGTTatatcatcttacttaaagcattactctatttctcatgaacttaataccttgatatgcatgttggatagaggtcttggggtggagtaatagtactaggcaTCAGTAAATTTAATGATCTACTTGTCATAGACATAATGCATATATATTTATCATGCCAATAAAGAATCATCATAACCATGttctattctatcaattgctcaatagtaatttgtctacccgccgttgctatgctcatgagagagatgcctctagtgaagctATGGCCCCTGGGTCCATCTTCCATATATACTAAAACCCAAAATTTGCtcattgtttttattttattttatctatctatcactaccagatttaatccttgcaattggCAAGAACAAGGGgactgacaaccctcttgccctcgTTGGGTGCAAGCATTTGCTTTGCATGTGTGCAGGTACCGCTTATCTTGTTTGTGTGgtgtctcctactagttcgataaaccttggttcttaactgagggaaatattatCTCTACtactacatcacccttcctcttcggggaatccCAACGCCTATCACAAGTAGCAGTGGGTCCTTCTGATAAGTGTGTTGATAGTTGGTCTCTATATTTTGGCTTGGTCGCATGTCCTAGTGGCACTTGGGTATGCCTCCTTCCACACGTGATGGGTTGCTGTGCTTTCTTTTCCCCTTATGATTTGGTGAGGCTAGTGGAAGCGCTGAGATAGTCAGGTGGCaattttctctttggtgagtgtgtAAGGGATGGTGTCCGTCTTCTCTTTGGTGAGAGGGGAGCATATTGGTCTTCGTCCGCAggataggtgatacgtctccaacgtatctataatttttgatttttccatgctattatattacccgttttggatgtttatgggctttactttacacttttatatca is a window of Triticum dicoccoides isolate Atlit2015 ecotype Zavitan chromosome 2B, WEW_v2.0, whole genome shotgun sequence DNA encoding:
- the LOC119363975 gene encoding LOB domain-containing protein 40-like — its product is MRLSCNGCRVLRKGCSEDCSIRPCLQWIKSPEAQANATVFLAKFYGRAGLMNLINAGTDDSLRPGIFRSLLYEACGRIVNPIYGSVGLLWSNNWQMCQAAVEAVLSGKPIVQVSSEDAAADRTPPLKAYDIRHVSTSSAADGRLHKVAKPGRTRFKRASSASSHHNPSSDSNNKPKPQPQPRAPTAEEERDRQHRKEMEEGAFQRAPSHESSDSRHEDPVEPHCQQEASADTEAEAGSHVSQAEQEQEQEQSTEPAAEHAEEVEKEDEELGLELTLGFAPVAARPAGFHLSVRTAAEPAFVGLRFL